A section of the Polynucleobacter sp. AP-Jannik-300A-C4 genome encodes:
- the ahcY gene encoding adenosylhomocysteinase yields MSTVSDLNNFVATRCAIADISLADFGRKEIAIAETEMPGLIAIRDEFASQQPLRGARITGSLHMTIQTAVLIETLEALGAEVQWASCNIFSTQDHAAAAIAANGTPVFAIKGETLEQYWDYTHRIFEWADGGFTNMILDDGGDATLLLHLGARAEKDQACLNHPTSEEETILFSAIKKKLAQDPTWYSTRLEKVKGVTEETTTGVHRLYQMFAKGDLKFPAINVNDSVTKSKFDNLYGCRESLVDAIKRATDVMVAGKVAVVCGYGDVGKGSAQALRALSAQVWVTEVDPICALQAAMEGYRVVTMDYAADKADIFVSATGNYHVITHDHMVKMKNQAIVCNIGHFDNEIDVAGIEKYKWEEIKPQVDHVIFPAANGNPEKRIIILAKGRLVNLGCGTGHPSYVMSSSFANQVIAQIELWNAVGTDKYPVGVYTLPKHLDEKVARLQLKTLNAQLTVLSDQQASYIGVTKEGPYKADHYRY; encoded by the coding sequence ATGAGTACCGTTTCCGATTTAAACAACTTTGTAGCAACCCGCTGCGCTATTGCTGATATTTCTTTGGCTGATTTTGGTCGTAAAGAAATTGCCATTGCTGAAACTGAAATGCCAGGTCTCATCGCAATTCGCGACGAGTTTGCATCGCAGCAGCCATTGCGTGGTGCACGCATCACTGGTTCATTGCACATGACCATTCAAACGGCAGTATTGATCGAGACGCTTGAAGCGCTCGGCGCTGAAGTGCAGTGGGCCTCTTGCAATATTTTCTCCACACAAGATCACGCTGCTGCAGCAATTGCTGCAAATGGCACACCAGTGTTTGCCATCAAGGGCGAGACTCTTGAGCAGTATTGGGATTACACCCACCGTATTTTTGAGTGGGCTGATGGCGGCTTCACCAATATGATTTTGGATGACGGCGGCGATGCAACCTTGCTACTGCACCTTGGCGCACGTGCTGAAAAAGATCAGGCTTGCTTGAATCACCCAACAAGCGAAGAAGAAACCATTTTGTTTTCTGCCATTAAAAAGAAATTAGCACAAGACCCAACTTGGTATTCCACACGCTTAGAAAAAGTAAAAGGCGTAACTGAAGAAACTACTACTGGTGTACATCGTCTCTATCAGATGTTCGCAAAAGGTGACTTGAAGTTCCCAGCAATTAACGTGAATGATTCTGTTACTAAGAGTAAGTTCGATAACCTCTATGGTTGCCGCGAATCTTTGGTTGATGCGATCAAGCGTGCTACTGACGTAATGGTTGCCGGTAAGGTTGCCGTGGTTTGTGGTTACGGCGATGTAGGTAAAGGTTCAGCTCAAGCTCTACGTGCTTTGTCTGCTCAAGTTTGGGTTACTGAAGTGGATCCAATCTGTGCATTACAAGCAGCGATGGAAGGCTATCGCGTAGTGACAATGGACTACGCTGCAGATAAGGCAGACATCTTTGTTTCAGCAACTGGTAACTATCATGTGATTACACATGACCACATGGTGAAGATGAAGAACCAAGCTATCGTTTGTAACATTGGACACTTCGATAACGAGATTGATGTGGCTGGTATCGAGAAATACAAGTGGGAAGAAATTAAGCCACAAGTTGATCACGTAATTTTCCCAGCAGCCAATGGAAACCCTGAGAAGCGCATCATCATCTTGGCTAAAGGCCGTTTGGTTAACCTTGGTTGCGGTACAGGTCACCCATCTTATGTCATGAGCTCTTCATTTGCGAACCAAGTGATTGCACAGATCGAGTTGTGGAATGCAGTTGGCACAGATAAATACCCAGTCGGCGTTTACACATTGCCTAAGCATTTGGATGAGAAGGTTGCTCGTTTGCAGCTCAAGACATTGAATGCACAGCTAACTGTACTGTCAGATCAGCAAGCCTCTTACATTGGCGTAACGAAGGAAGGCCCTTATAAGGCTGACCACTACCGTTATTAA
- the metK gene encoding methionine adenosyltransferase — translation MANDYFFTSESVSEGHPDKVADQISDAILDSILAQDPTARVAAETLCNTGLVVLAGEITTNANVDYIQVARNTLREIGYDNTDYGIDYKGCAVLVAYDKQSPDIAQGVDKAHDDGLDQGAGDQGLMFGYACDETAELMPLPIHLSHRLVERQSQLRRDGRLNWLRPDAKSQVTLRYVDGKPDSIDTVVLSTQHDEEISLEKLREAVIEEIIKPVLPKHLIKGAINFLVNPTGRFVIGGPQGDCGLTGRKIIVDTYGGAAPHGGGAFSGKDPSKVDRSAAYAGRYVAKNVVAAGLASKCLIQISYAIGVAKPTSVMVSTFGTGKISDEKIAQLVSEHFDLRPKGIVKMLNLLRPIYRKTAAYGHFGREEPEFTWEQCDKAPALRAAAGL, via the coding sequence ATGGCAAATGATTACTTCTTTACCTCAGAATCGGTTTCTGAAGGTCACCCCGATAAAGTAGCAGACCAAATCTCTGATGCCATCTTGGATTCGATCCTGGCTCAGGACCCAACTGCGCGCGTTGCTGCAGAAACTTTGTGTAATACCGGCTTAGTAGTGTTGGCTGGTGAGATTACAACGAATGCCAATGTGGATTACATTCAAGTAGCTCGTAATACTTTGCGTGAAATTGGTTACGACAATACTGACTACGGTATTGATTACAAAGGTTGTGCCGTGTTGGTTGCTTATGACAAGCAAAGTCCTGATATCGCACAGGGTGTAGACAAGGCTCATGATGACGGCTTAGACCAAGGTGCTGGTGACCAAGGTTTGATGTTTGGTTACGCCTGTGATGAAACTGCAGAGCTCATGCCTTTGCCAATTCACTTGTCCCACCGCTTGGTAGAGCGTCAGTCTCAACTTCGCCGTGACGGCCGTTTGAACTGGTTGCGTCCAGATGCGAAGTCTCAAGTGACCTTGCGCTATGTGGATGGCAAGCCTGACTCAATCGATACAGTAGTTCTCTCCACACAACATGATGAAGAAATCTCTCTCGAGAAATTGCGCGAAGCAGTGATCGAAGAAATCATCAAACCAGTGTTGCCAAAGCATTTGATCAAAGGCGCGATTAATTTCTTAGTAAACCCAACAGGTCGATTTGTGATCGGCGGCCCGCAAGGCGATTGTGGTTTGACAGGTCGCAAGATCATTGTGGATACCTACGGCGGTGCAGCTCCTCACGGTGGTGGCGCCTTCTCTGGGAAGGATCCTTCCAAGGTTGACCGTTCCGCTGCGTATGCTGGTCGCTATGTGGCAAAGAACGTCGTTGCTGCTGGTTTGGCAAGCAAGTGCTTGATTCAGATCTCTTACGCGATTGGTGTGGCTAAACCAACTTCAGTAATGGTGAGTACTTTCGGTACTGGCAAGATTTCTGACGAGAAGATTGCACAGCTGGTTTCTGAGCACTTTGACTTGCGTCCAAAGGGCATCGTCAAGATGCTGAACCTATTACGTCCGATTTATCGTAAGACTGCTGCTTATGGTCACTTTGGTCGTGAAGAGCCAGAATTTACTTGGGAGCAGTGCGATAAGGCGCCTGCCTTACGTGCAGCAGCCGGCTTGTAA
- a CDS encoding lysophospholipid acyltransferase family protein, whose protein sequence is MRKFLLKLTLAAIAVLPLFLVQVIGAALGVLAYVGSKQYRSLFRPQYEAVIKSHHLPLQIWRATAASGQLFSDSLWIWRNPKKALSLVEVQDWDLVEAAINEGHGLVMLTPHLGGFEIIPRVLAQHFPATILYRPSRQEWLNEVVEEGRAYPNMHFVPTNLNGVRQMTRALTRGEAIGILPDQVPSGGEGVWVPFFGRPAYTTPLPARLANRNNTPVVMFTAKRKGLGKGWLMQAKRLEPLSEDSTLAATELNVAIENAILVAPNQFIWAYNRYKHPSGAELPPSN, encoded by the coding sequence GTGCGCAAATTCCTTCTTAAGCTAACCCTCGCTGCAATAGCGGTATTACCCTTATTCCTAGTTCAGGTAATTGGGGCTGCTTTAGGGGTTCTGGCTTATGTGGGCTCCAAGCAATATCGATCACTTTTTCGTCCTCAATACGAGGCCGTTATTAAAAGTCATCATTTGCCCCTGCAAATCTGGCGTGCGACTGCTGCATCTGGGCAACTCTTCTCTGACAGTTTGTGGATTTGGCGAAATCCCAAAAAAGCACTTTCCCTTGTTGAAGTACAAGACTGGGATCTCGTTGAAGCAGCTATCAATGAAGGACATGGCTTAGTCATGCTCACACCCCACCTTGGCGGCTTTGAAATTATTCCTCGGGTACTTGCGCAGCACTTCCCCGCCACCATTCTTTATCGTCCGTCCCGCCAAGAATGGCTTAACGAAGTGGTGGAAGAGGGTCGCGCTTACCCCAATATGCATTTCGTACCAACGAACCTTAATGGCGTTCGTCAAATGACGCGAGCGCTGACACGTGGTGAAGCAATTGGCATTCTTCCAGATCAAGTCCCGAGCGGTGGTGAAGGTGTGTGGGTTCCTTTTTTTGGACGCCCTGCCTACACAACTCCACTTCCTGCACGCCTAGCCAATCGCAATAACACACCGGTTGTGATGTTTACTGCCAAACGTAAAGGGCTTGGTAAAGGCTGGCTCATGCAAGCTAAGAGACTAGAGCCGCTTTCTGAAGACTCGACACTCGCAGCCACTGAACTCAACGTTGCCATTGAGAATGCAATCCTAGTTGCACCCAATCAATTCATCTGGGCCTATAACCGCTACAAACATCCCAGTGGAGCGGAATTACCACCGAGTAACTAG
- a CDS encoding lipid A biosynthesis acyltransferase: MTWLQNVFNFLALSLLRLFAFLPYVLTIYIGYGLGWLAAHIPNERAKVVKTNLRLCFPNLSEDEIHSLALEHWKLFGRSVIERSRIWLGSGKQITNIVSINSEITLGDRKPRLLINPHFVGLEGGFMALSVLASQHDWPRGAGLYQNMKNPFFNQKMIEWRNRFGGKSIERQSRLRDLIREIQTGNFIFIAPDIDLGPRDSVFVPFFRIQTNTITSVSRLARLSGAEVCLMTTTLNADRMGYTCNISAPLPNFPTDNVEADTARLNKYIEDLVRERPAEYYWVHKRFKHRPPGEPSLYN; encoded by the coding sequence ATGACCTGGTTACAAAACGTTTTCAATTTTCTAGCACTCAGCTTACTGCGCCTGTTTGCTTTTTTGCCTTATGTTCTCACTATTTACATAGGTTATGGCCTTGGCTGGTTGGCGGCGCATATACCCAATGAGCGTGCCAAGGTTGTTAAAACAAACCTACGTCTTTGCTTTCCTAATCTGAGCGAAGATGAAATTCATTCGCTTGCATTAGAACATTGGAAGTTATTCGGACGCAGCGTCATCGAGAGAAGTCGTATTTGGCTTGGCAGCGGAAAGCAGATCACCAACATCGTCAGCATCAATTCTGAGATTACGCTGGGGGATCGCAAACCACGTCTACTAATCAACCCACACTTTGTTGGGCTTGAAGGTGGCTTCATGGCACTATCGGTATTAGCAAGTCAGCATGATTGGCCTCGTGGTGCTGGCCTCTACCAAAATATGAAGAATCCTTTTTTCAATCAAAAAATGATTGAATGGAGAAATCGTTTTGGGGGGAAATCAATCGAGAGACAAAGTCGCTTGCGCGATTTGATCCGGGAAATTCAAACCGGGAACTTTATTTTTATTGCGCCTGACATTGATCTCGGTCCACGTGACTCGGTTTTTGTTCCCTTCTTTCGAATTCAAACCAATACCATCACCTCAGTCTCACGCCTGGCTAGGCTCAGCGGTGCAGAAGTGTGCCTCATGACCACAACCTTAAATGCTGATCGGATGGGATATACCTGCAACATCAGCGCGCCCCTTCCCAATTTTCCAACAGATAATGTTGAGGCAGATACCGCACGCCTGAATAAATATATCGAAGACCTTGTTCGCGAAAGGCCTGCAGAGTACTATTGGGTACACAAGCGCTTTAAACATAGGCCGCCTGGCGAGCCTAGCCTTTACAACTAA
- the dapF gene encoding diaminopimelate epimerase yields MHGAGNDFIVLNGIDQDLSAITREQWQKLAHRQFGIGADQILLVEKATRPDADFRYRIFNSDGGEVEQCGNGSRCFVRFVLDQGLSTKNPLRVEVAHTVLTLKSHEDSQVEVDMGAPIFEHSQIPFNASGLASKQEFHEMLYALPIATPAAHDSWIGVLSMGNPHAVQVVGDVDSAPVLEEGPSIERDPVFPKRVNAGYMQVINRNEIKLRVYERGAGETLACGTGACAAVVSGIRRGLLDSPVKVHTRGGDLQIAWGGMFNEVAQSVIMTGPAITVFEGETQI; encoded by the coding sequence ATGCATGGTGCGGGCAATGATTTCATTGTGCTCAATGGGATTGATCAAGATCTCAGCGCTATCACTCGTGAACAATGGCAAAAGCTTGCCCATCGCCAGTTTGGTATTGGTGCGGATCAAATCCTGCTGGTTGAAAAAGCCACGCGCCCTGATGCCGATTTTCGTTATCGTATTTTTAATTCTGACGGTGGCGAGGTAGAGCAATGCGGTAATGGCTCGCGTTGCTTTGTTCGCTTTGTTCTCGACCAAGGTCTATCAACTAAAAATCCTTTGCGCGTTGAAGTTGCGCATACAGTGCTTACACTTAAATCTCATGAAGATAGCCAGGTGGAAGTGGATATGGGCGCGCCGATTTTTGAGCACAGCCAAATTCCATTTAATGCGAGTGGCCTAGCAAGTAAGCAAGAGTTTCATGAAATGCTCTATGCATTACCTATTGCTACGCCTGCTGCACACGATAGCTGGATAGGTGTTTTGTCGATGGGTAATCCCCATGCAGTTCAAGTGGTGGGTGATGTTGACAGCGCACCCGTTCTCGAAGAAGGTCCGTCAATCGAGAGAGATCCGGTATTTCCAAAAAGAGTGAATGCTGGCTACATGCAAGTGATCAATCGCAATGAAATTAAATTGCGCGTCTATGAGCGGGGCGCTGGTGAGACTCTTGCTTGTGGCACTGGCGCATGCGCTGCAGTAGTCTCCGGCATTCGTCGAGGCTTACTTGACTCCCCCGTCAAAGTGCACACCCGTGGCGGTGATTTGCAAATTGCCTGGGGCGGAATGTTTAATGAAGTGGCCCAGAGCGTCATCATGACTGGGCCAGCCATCACCGTGTTCGAGGGTGAAACACAAATCTAA
- the pyrE gene encoding orotate phosphoribosyltransferase, with the protein MSSKNSNQDNFIQFALEANVLSFGEFKTKAGRLSPYFFNAGGFNDGTRLSALGKYYAKALQESGLQYDMLYGPAYKGITLAAATAIALADAGRNVPYAYNRKEAKDHGEGGSLVGAPVKGKVVIIDDVISAGTSVRESVKLIRDAGAEPAAVLIALDRMEKSGTATEIGDKSAVQAVEQEFGLPVVAIANLADLMAFLTASSNAELTKYLPAVKAYREKYGI; encoded by the coding sequence ATGAGCTCAAAAAATTCTAATCAAGATAACTTTATTCAATTTGCTTTGGAGGCAAATGTTTTGTCGTTTGGGGAGTTTAAAACTAAAGCGGGGCGCCTTTCTCCTTATTTCTTTAATGCGGGCGGATTCAATGATGGTACCCGCCTAAGTGCGCTAGGAAAGTATTACGCCAAGGCTTTGCAAGAGTCTGGTCTTCAATATGACATGCTGTACGGCCCAGCTTATAAAGGCATCACTTTGGCTGCTGCCACTGCAATTGCTTTAGCCGATGCTGGCCGCAATGTTCCATATGCCTACAACCGTAAAGAAGCCAAAGATCATGGCGAGGGAGGCTCACTGGTGGGTGCTCCAGTTAAAGGCAAGGTGGTCATCATTGATGATGTGATCTCAGCCGGGACATCTGTACGCGAGTCTGTGAAGTTGATTCGGGATGCGGGTGCTGAGCCGGCGGCGGTATTGATTGCTTTGGATCGTATGGAGAAGTCCGGTACGGCTACAGAGATTGGCGATAAGTCAGCAGTGCAAGCAGTGGAGCAAGAGTTTGGTTTGCCGGTTGTAGCAATTGCAAACCTGGCAGACCTGATGGCCTTCTTAACTGCCTCGAGCAATGCCGAGTTAACAAAGTATCTTCCAGCAGTGAAAGCCTATCGCGAGAAATACGGAATTTAA
- a CDS encoding exodeoxyribonuclease III, which yields MLRIISANLNGIRSAVKKGFMPWVVKQKADFVCMQELKAQQDDLEDAILNPDGLHGFFHHAEKKGYSGCGIYTPHKPDEVLYGYGNEEFDAEGRYVEARFKKLSVISVYMPSGSSSPERQEAKYRYLDSFLPHLVELKKSGREIVLCGDVNIAHNEIDLKNWKGNLKNSGFLPEERAWLTNLFGKIGYVDVYRKLEPEATDACYTWWSNRGQAYAKNVGWRIDYHITTPGIAGSAKNTAVYKEERFSDHAPLTVDYDWSI from the coding sequence ATGTTACGCATCATTTCTGCCAACCTCAACGGTATCCGCTCCGCGGTCAAAAAAGGCTTTATGCCATGGGTGGTGAAGCAAAAGGCGGACTTTGTCTGTATGCAGGAGCTCAAGGCTCAGCAAGACGATTTAGAAGATGCCATTCTGAATCCGGATGGGCTACACGGCTTTTTTCATCATGCCGAGAAAAAAGGCTATAGCGGGTGCGGCATCTATACCCCCCATAAGCCAGATGAGGTCCTATATGGCTATGGCAATGAGGAGTTCGATGCTGAAGGTCGCTATGTCGAGGCTCGATTCAAAAAGCTCTCTGTCATCTCGGTATACATGCCCTCAGGCTCAAGCTCGCCAGAAAGGCAGGAAGCAAAATATCGTTATCTAGACTCTTTCTTGCCACACTTGGTTGAACTCAAAAAGTCAGGGCGCGAAATTGTGCTGTGTGGGGACGTCAATATTGCCCACAACGAGATTGACCTTAAAAACTGGAAAGGCAATCTGAAGAACTCAGGATTTTTACCCGAAGAGCGCGCTTGGCTGACAAACCTATTTGGCAAAATTGGCTACGTAGATGTCTATAGAAAACTAGAGCCCGAAGCGACTGACGCCTGCTACACCTGGTGGAGTAATCGGGGTCAAGCTTATGCAAAGAACGTGGGCTGGCGCATCGACTATCACATCACTACCCCAGGAATTGCGGGGAGCGCTAAAAATACTGCGGTGTATAAAGAAGAGCGTTTCTCAGATCATGCACCACTCACAGTAGATTACGACTGGTCTATTTAG
- a CDS encoding MFS transporter, protein MLSALQSWLKDFRVYLEWPCLRMLFLGFSAGLPLLLILGTLSFWLREAGIDRSTIGYLTWVGLIYAFKWMWAPLVDRLPIPLLSTLFGRRRSWLLFAQLLIILGLVGMASIDPKAQLTPIVWCALLVAFGSATQDIALDAFRIESADSDHQAALAATYQTGYRLALIWSGAGVLWLAARAESGLAGYDPAAWQFAYLCMALSIGVGVITTLFSKEPVRIELAKARNAKAWLHQTLIEPFADFIKRYGWHAILILSLIAIYRISDVVMGIMANPFYVDMGYTKDEVAAVSKVFGVVMTLVGAFLGGVLTLRFGVMRILLLGAILSAVSNLLFAWLATQGHDLHGLVWVISADNLSSGIASAAFIAFLSALTNIQYSATQYALFSSMMLLLPKWLAGFSGVFVNNFGYASFFISTAIIGAPVLILIWLTIHFKVVEFKKHDSQVAK, encoded by the coding sequence GTGCTTAGTGCCCTTCAGTCCTGGCTGAAAGATTTTCGGGTTTATCTCGAATGGCCATGCCTCCGAATGCTCTTCTTGGGCTTCTCCGCCGGTCTACCTTTGCTGCTTATTTTAGGAACCTTGAGCTTTTGGCTAAGAGAGGCTGGTATTGATCGCAGCACGATTGGTTATCTGACTTGGGTTGGTTTGATCTACGCGTTTAAGTGGATGTGGGCCCCTTTAGTAGATCGATTGCCCATCCCTTTGTTATCAACATTATTTGGTAGAAGACGTAGCTGGCTGCTTTTTGCGCAGTTGCTCATTATTCTTGGCTTGGTCGGCATGGCCAGCATTGATCCCAAAGCTCAACTCACACCAATTGTGTGGTGCGCTCTTCTGGTTGCCTTTGGTTCTGCAACGCAAGATATTGCTTTAGATGCTTTTCGGATTGAGTCTGCAGATAGTGATCATCAAGCAGCATTAGCCGCTACCTATCAAACGGGCTATCGCCTCGCATTGATTTGGTCTGGTGCAGGTGTTCTCTGGTTGGCTGCCCGTGCTGAATCTGGGCTTGCTGGATATGATCCGGCTGCCTGGCAATTTGCCTATCTTTGTATGGCGCTCTCGATTGGGGTGGGGGTCATTACTACCTTATTTAGTAAAGAGCCGGTTCGTATTGAGCTTGCAAAAGCGCGCAATGCAAAGGCATGGCTACATCAAACCTTGATTGAACCATTTGCCGACTTTATTAAGCGTTACGGTTGGCACGCTATTTTGATTTTGTCTTTAATTGCCATCTATCGTATTAGTGATGTGGTGATGGGAATTATGGCTAACCCATTTTATGTAGATATGGGATACACCAAAGATGAGGTCGCAGCTGTTAGTAAAGTCTTTGGAGTAGTGATGACATTAGTTGGAGCCTTCCTTGGGGGTGTACTCACTTTACGTTTTGGTGTGATGCGCATTTTGTTGCTGGGTGCAATTTTATCGGCCGTCAGCAATTTATTATTTGCTTGGCTTGCGACACAGGGCCACGATTTGCATGGCTTGGTTTGGGTGATCTCTGCGGATAACCTGAGTTCCGGAATAGCTTCGGCAGCGTTCATCGCATTCTTATCGGCCTTGACGAATATCCAGTACTCCGCAACGCAGTACGCATTATTTAGCTCCATGATGCTCTTATTGCCAAAGTGGCTGGCTGGATTTTCTGGCGTTTTTGTAAATAACTTTGGCTATGCAAGTTTTTTTATCAGTACCGCAATTATTGGAGCGCCGGTCTTAATTCTGATTTGGCTCACCATCCACTTCAAAGTAGTGGAATTCAAAAAACACGATTCACAAGTCGCTAAATAG
- the metW gene encoding methionine biosynthesis protein MetW, which translates to MKRADFAAIANWIAPNSEVLDLGCGDGSFLEYLQKQKPVHAYGVEIDDARVLSCVQKGLNVIQQNLEGGLALFENNSFDTVVLSQTLQTIHETEKILREVVRVGKESVVSFPNFGHWSHRLAVGFGRMPVSKSLPYQWYNTPNVRVLTVADFEKLASSLGLQILDQCILHEGRQVTLMPNLFGSLALFRVRRA; encoded by the coding sequence ATGAAGCGCGCTGACTTTGCCGCGATAGCGAACTGGATTGCGCCCAATAGTGAAGTGCTAGACCTGGGTTGCGGCGATGGTAGTTTCTTGGAGTATTTGCAGAAACAAAAGCCAGTCCATGCTTATGGCGTTGAGATTGATGATGCCCGTGTACTCTCATGTGTGCAAAAAGGTTTGAATGTCATTCAGCAAAATCTTGAAGGCGGTTTGGCACTTTTTGAGAACAATAGTTTTGATACGGTTGTACTCTCTCAAACACTACAAACCATTCACGAAACTGAAAAGATCTTGCGTGAAGTGGTGCGCGTTGGCAAGGAGTCAGTTGTTTCTTTCCCAAATTTTGGCCATTGGTCACACCGCCTAGCAGTTGGCTTTGGCCGTATGCCAGTTTCTAAAAGCTTGCCTTACCAGTGGTACAACACGCCTAATGTGCGCGTTCTTACCGTTGCTGATTTTGAAAAATTAGCCTCAAGCTTGGGTCTCCAAATTCTGGATCAATGCATCTTGCATGAGGGTCGTCAGGTTACTTTGATGCCGAATCTTTTTGGAAGCCTAGCGCTGTTCCGCGTTCGACGTGCTTAG
- a CDS encoding homoserine O-acetyltransferase → MSELHLSRNTIHFAEPLPLQSGAILSSYDLVIETYGKLNADKSNAVLVCHALNASHHVAGPNPDDAKDIGWWDNMIGPGKPVDTNHFFVIGVNNLGSCFGSTGPMSINPATKKPYGAEFPVITVEDWVNTQARLADKLGIRRFAAVMGGSLGGMQALAWSIQFPKRLGHCLVIASTPKLSAQNIAFNEVARNAILSDPDFHGGNYYEHGVVPKRGLKLARMVGHITYLSDDDMAEKFGRELQRPHGESQDYRFSFDVEFEVESYLRHQGDKFSTYFDANTYLLITRALDYFDPSRRYEGSLNRALAEVQAKFLVVSFSTDWRFPPNRSREIVESLLSNKSEVSYAEIDAPHGHDAFLLDDSRYHNLIRAYFKQMLEAKS, encoded by the coding sequence ATGAGCGAGTTACATCTCTCTAGAAACACTATCCACTTTGCCGAGCCCTTGCCTTTGCAAAGTGGCGCCATCTTATCGAGCTACGATTTAGTTATTGAAACTTACGGCAAGCTGAATGCCGATAAAAGTAATGCCGTGCTGGTTTGTCATGCGCTCAATGCATCACACCATGTAGCAGGACCCAATCCCGATGATGCAAAAGATATCGGCTGGTGGGACAACATGATTGGGCCAGGCAAGCCAGTAGATACAAATCATTTCTTTGTTATTGGGGTTAATAACTTAGGCTCTTGCTTCGGATCGACCGGGCCAATGAGCATCAATCCTGCCACTAAAAAGCCTTATGGCGCAGAATTCCCTGTCATCACGGTTGAGGATTGGGTCAATACTCAGGCGCGTTTGGCTGATAAATTGGGTATACGTCGTTTTGCTGCAGTCATGGGTGGAAGCTTGGGTGGAATGCAGGCATTAGCATGGTCTATCCAATTTCCAAAACGCCTTGGGCATTGTTTGGTTATTGCCTCGACGCCAAAACTGAGTGCGCAAAACATCGCGTTCAATGAAGTAGCGCGTAATGCTATTTTGTCTGACCCAGATTTTCATGGTGGTAATTATTACGAGCATGGCGTGGTGCCAAAGCGTGGTCTAAAGTTGGCTCGTATGGTTGGACATATTACCTACTTATCTGACGATGATATGGCAGAAAAGTTTGGGCGCGAATTACAACGACCTCACGGCGAATCTCAAGACTACCGCTTTAGCTTTGATGTGGAATTTGAGGTAGAGAGTTATTTGCGCCATCAAGGCGATAAGTTTTCTACTTACTTTGATGCCAATACTTATTTACTCATTACCAGGGCGCTAGATTATTTTGACCCTTCTCGTCGTTATGAAGGAAGTCTCAATCGCGCTCTAGCAGAAGTGCAAGCTAAGTTTTTGGTCGTGAGTTTTTCTACTGATTGGCGCTTCCCCCCTAATCGCAGCCGCGAAATTGTGGAATCTTTACTCAGTAATAAGAGTGAAGTGAGTTATGCAGAGATTGATGCACCACATGGGCATGATGCTTTCTTATTAGATGACTCGCGTTATCACAATCTGATTCGTGCTTATTTCAAACAAATGCTTGAGGCTAAATCATGA
- the slmA gene encoding nucleoid occlusion factor SlmA, which translates to MRDSLDPTASEIEATVAEEGKTRKRPRPGERRLQILQVLAEMLQNPKGERVTTAALAAKIQVSEAALYRHFASKAQMFEGLISFIEQTVFGLINQINQKEESGLAQARGILQMLLFFAEKNPGMTRVLLGDALLQEDDRLQERITQVLDRVEASLKQSLRIAQTQGGAWANVSQDEVSVRAAMLMSCVLGRWHRFARSGFKKLPTEASDISLRILLSE; encoded by the coding sequence ATGCGTGATTCCTTAGACCCTACTGCATCAGAGATCGAAGCGACGGTTGCCGAAGAGGGTAAGACACGCAAGCGCCCGCGTCCTGGTGAACGTCGTCTACAGATCTTGCAGGTGCTGGCAGAGATGTTGCAAAACCCAAAGGGTGAGCGAGTCACTACTGCAGCATTAGCGGCAAAAATTCAGGTATCAGAAGCGGCGCTCTATCGGCATTTCGCTAGTAAGGCGCAGATGTTTGAGGGCTTGATTTCATTTATTGAGCAAACAGTTTTTGGTTTGATTAATCAGATTAATCAAAAAGAAGAATCTGGGCTTGCACAAGCTCGCGGGATTTTGCAGATGCTGTTGTTCTTCGCAGAAAAGAATCCTGGCATGACTCGCGTACTTTTGGGTGATGCTTTGTTGCAAGAGGATGATCGCCTGCAAGAGCGTATTACACAGGTACTGGATCGCGTGGAGGCATCTCTCAAGCAGTCCTTACGCATTGCTCAAACCCAAGGCGGTGCTTGGGCGAATGTAAGTCAAGATGAGGTTAGTGTCCGAGCAGCTATGTTGATGAGTTGCGTCCTAGGTCGCTGGCATCGATTTGCTCGAAGCGGCTTTAAGAAGCTGCCAACCGAAGCATCTGATATTAGCCTTCGCATTCTTCTGTCCGAATGA